In the genome of Carassius carassius chromosome 47, fCarCar2.1, whole genome shotgun sequence, one region contains:
- the cplx4a gene encoding complexin-4a, with protein MAFLIKSMVGNPLKGMGFGGGEEKAEEETPKDPAAAAGMTREEYEEYQKQVVEEKMERDADFLHKKAERATLRVCLREKYRLPKSEQDDNMIQIAGDDVDVPEELLKMVDEDATEEEEKDSILGQMQNLQNMDMDQIKEKASATLTEIKSKAEEKCSVM; from the exons AtggcttttttaattaaaagcatGGTGGGGAACCCACTGAAGGGAATGGGAtttggaggaggagaggagaaggCTGAGGAGGAGACCCCCAAAGACCCCGCAGCGGCCGCTGGTATGACTAGAGAAGAATATGAGGAGTACCAGAAACAGGTAGTGGAGGAAAA AATGGAAAGAGATGCAGACTTCTTGCACAAGAAAGCAGAGAGGGCGACTCTGAGGGTTTGTCTACGAGAAAAATACAGACTTCCTAAA AGTGAGCAGGACGATAACATGATCCAGATTGCAGGAGATGACGTGGATGTCCCCGAAGAGCTGCTGAAGATGGTGGATGAGGATGccacggaggaggaggagaaggactCCATCCTGGGACAGATGCAGAACTTACAGAACATGGACATGGATCAGATAAAAGAGAAAGCCAGTGCTACACTGACAGAGATCAAGTCCAAGGCTGAGGAGAAGTGCTCCGTCATGTAG
- the LOC132130425 gene encoding retinal homeobox protein Rx3, whose amino-acid sequence MRLVRSQSQDMEERLSPSARLGRNPGSQTRIHSIESILGFKGETIFHTAFSYRDMKPVKDAELLSSPKKDSKNFEGVCRSAVMVSPDLLDADGGKLSDDENPKKKHRRNRTTFTTFQLHELERAFEKSHYPDVYSREELALKVNLPEVRVQVWFQNRRAKWRRQEKLEVSSIKLQESSMLSIPRSGPLSLGSGLPLDPWLTGPITSSSSPLQSLPSFITPQQGVPASYTPPQFLSSATLNHPLPHIGAVCPPPPAYQCSGFMDKFSLEESDPRNTSIASLRMKAKEHIQFIGKTW is encoded by the exons ATGAGGCTTGTTAGATCCCAGTCCCAAGATATGGAAGAGCGTCTCTCCCCGTCCGCGCGCTTGGGTCGCAACCCTGGATCCCAAACCAGGATCCACAGCATTGAATCCATTTTGGGATTTAAAGGAGAGACTATCTTCCACACGGCTTTTTCTTATCGAGATATGAAGCCGGTCAAAGACGCTGAGCTTCTGTCTTCCCCCAAAAAGGACTCCAAAAACTTTGAAG GTGTGTGTAGATCCGCCGTCATGGTCAGTCCGGATCTGCTGGATGCGGATGGCGGTAAATTATCGGATGATGAAAATCCCAAGAAAAAGCACCGGCGGAACCGGACCACGTTCACAACCTTCCAGCTGCACGAGCTCGAGAGAGCGTTTGAGAAGTCGCATTATCCTGACGTGTACAGCAGAGAGGAGCTCGCGCTCAAGGTCAACCTGCCAGAAGTTCGAGTTCAG GTGTGGTTCCAAAACCGCCGTGCAAAGTGGCGACGTCAGGAGAAACTGGAGGTGAGCTCCATCAAGCTGCAGGAGTCTTCCATGCTGTCCATCCCCAGATCGGGGCCGCTGTCTCTGGGTAGCGGTCTGCCATTAGATCCCTGGCTTACTGGACCGATCACCTCCTCCAGCTCTCCCCTGCAGTCCCTGCCCAGCTTCATCACCCCTCAGCAGGGAGTACCAGCCAGCTACACCCCTCCACAGTTCCTCAGCTCAGCTACACTCAACCACCCTCTGCCCCATATAGGAGCGGTGTGCCCCCCTCCACCGGCTTATCAGTGCTCAGGCTTTATGGATAAATTTTCACTAGAAGAGTCAGACCCACGAAACACAAGTATCGCCTCGCTAAGAATGAAAGCGAAGGAACACATCCAGTTTATAGGGAAGACATGGTAA
- the LOC132130972 gene encoding gastrin-releasing peptide-like isoform X1, producing MCLVWRYRLVVSIILVVLCDVYASDPQPIGKVYPRGNHWAVGHLMGKKSTDERVRPEDPEGNDDTSMTILDQDQQLERHNKHLLLPVLHTLVRGRTAPESMLEGTEEIDAHKLLQRMLEERHHWEEVHERDRQVKLAEDVLLRALLMQDDNES from the exons ATGTGCCTCGTATGGAGATATAGATTAGTCGTTTCCATCATTCTGGTTGTGCTCTGTGATGTTTATGCATCAGACCCACAACCAATTGGAAAAGTTTATCCGCGCGGAAATCACTGGGCTGTTG GGCATTTAATGGGCAAGAAAAGCACAGATGAGCGGGTAAGACCTGAGGATCCAGAAGGCAATGATGATACCTCTATGACGATTCTAGATCAGGATCAGCAGCTGGAAAGACACAACAAACATCTGCTGCTGCCAGTCCTGCATACGCTCGTGAGAGGACGGACGGCACCGGAGAGCATGCTGGAGGGCACAGAGGAGATCGATGCTCATAAACTACTCCAGCGCATGCTGGAAGAGAGACATCACTGGGAGGAAGTTCATGAGAGGGACAGACAAGTCAAACTG GCTGAGGATGTCTTGTTACGGGCTTTATTAATGCAGGATGACAATGAAAGCTGA
- the LOC132130972 gene encoding uncharacterized protein LOC132130972 isoform X2: MGKKSTDERVRPEDPEGNDDTSMTILDQDQQLERHNKHLLLPVLHTLVRGRTAPESMLEGTEEIDAHKLLQRMLEERHHWEEVHERDRQVKLAEDVLLRALLMQDDNES, from the exons ATGGGCAAGAAAAGCACAGATGAGCGGGTAAGACCTGAGGATCCAGAAGGCAATGATGATACCTCTATGACGATTCTAGATCAGGATCAGCAGCTGGAAAGACACAACAAACATCTGCTGCTGCCAGTCCTGCATACGCTCGTGAGAGGACGGACGGCACCGGAGAGCATGCTGGAGGGCACAGAGGAGATCGATGCTCATAAACTACTCCAGCGCATGCTGGAAGAGAGACATCACTGGGAGGAAGTTCATGAGAGGGACAGACAAGTCAAACTG GCTGAGGATGTCTTGTTACGGGCTTTATTAATGCAGGATGACAATGAAAGCTGA